In Exiguobacterium sp. BMC-KP, one DNA window encodes the following:
- a CDS encoding VirD4-like conjugal transfer protein, CD1115 family — MTTGSPLQYESNWWTTLAWSTSFALALFGVCFLLGGFLLLKYWLNFRDLKAAQKGSARFTTFQELKQQYRDVPDRKKTYSGSGGVPVGRYRDRLYIDDSAVNNLVIGTTRSGKGETFVFSTIDLYSRAERQASLIINDPKGELFASSKETLEARGYQVEVLNLMNPSQSMSYNLLQLTINAYLDENYSLAQQYARSVAYMLYHDPKAKDPFWSNSSTDLCTALILGLCEQAKHEPEKITMYNVALMLSDLGSRSVIDGMGQEQSALDVFFAAFPENHPARMQYATLHFSGGQTRASILANTNAKLGIFTLDATARLTAQNSLDMKLIGFNHWIRGRALPLSRLTFSFPGGKQLALTTDDDGSFVLHHEENLEVDTEITVESEGQQYTVSLSGCRDETNGVFDWTTDAPIDIREIRQHPRPVAVFLIVPDYDPTLNVIASLYVKQVYTSLARVASQATSGRCERQVIFLLDEFGNMPAIEGMANIITVCLGRNIRFNLVIQSYAQLENLYGEDWKTIDGNCGNTHYLLTADESTAELISKKLGEQTIVTKSRSGQTFSLSKSKTESVDGRRLLTATEVMGLKEGEMLIIRVIKRQDKQQKRIQSYPLFLTGRTAMKYRYDYLADDFNTDRSINDLVIPCAHAHLDLNTLRVPFHLGASVASKTVETEEETLDATEWRVCDVLQPKILRSIFETTEYDTLPIDLFKQGILDKTIPVTDNQRHFLKTIISKRLEKLRHGV; from the coding sequence ATGACGACCGGCTCCCCGCTTCAGTACGAATCGAATTGGTGGACTACGCTTGCTTGGTCGACCTCCTTCGCTCTCGCTTTGTTCGGTGTCTGCTTTCTACTCGGAGGTTTTCTCTTATTGAAGTATTGGCTCAACTTCCGCGATCTCAAGGCAGCTCAAAAGGGCAGTGCCCGCTTCACGACGTTCCAAGAGCTGAAACAGCAGTATCGCGATGTTCCGGACCGTAAGAAGACTTATAGTGGATCTGGTGGTGTCCCGGTCGGCCGTTACCGCGATCGTCTCTACATTGATGATAGTGCCGTCAATAATCTCGTCATCGGGACGACCCGTTCCGGGAAAGGCGAGACGTTCGTCTTCTCGACAATCGACCTCTACAGTCGTGCCGAACGTCAGGCTAGCCTGATCATCAATGATCCGAAGGGTGAACTATTCGCCTCTTCCAAAGAGACACTCGAAGCACGCGGCTATCAGGTCGAGGTCCTGAACCTGATGAATCCATCGCAATCGATGTCTTATAACCTGTTACAGCTGACAATCAACGCCTATTTGGACGAGAACTACTCTCTCGCCCAACAGTATGCCCGCTCGGTCGCCTACATGCTCTATCATGACCCGAAAGCAAAAGATCCATTCTGGAGCAACTCCTCGACGGACCTCTGCACCGCTCTGATTCTCGGGTTATGCGAACAAGCGAAACATGAACCGGAGAAGATCACGATGTATAACGTCGCTTTGATGTTGTCCGATCTCGGCTCACGCTCGGTCATCGATGGAATGGGACAGGAACAATCGGCACTCGATGTCTTCTTCGCAGCCTTTCCGGAGAATCATCCGGCACGTATGCAATACGCGACGCTTCACTTCTCCGGTGGTCAGACACGCGCGAGTATCCTCGCCAATACGAATGCTAAGCTCGGGATTTTCACGCTTGATGCGACAGCACGTTTAACGGCACAAAACTCACTTGATATGAAACTGATTGGTTTTAACCATTGGATTCGCGGACGTGCCCTTCCCTTGTCACGGTTGACGTTCTCCTTCCCAGGTGGGAAACAACTTGCTTTGACGACGGACGACGATGGGAGTTTTGTACTCCATCACGAAGAAAACCTTGAGGTGGATACCGAGATCACCGTAGAAAGTGAAGGACAGCAGTACACCGTGTCACTCTCAGGTTGCAGAGACGAGACGAACGGTGTCTTCGACTGGACGACGGATGCACCAATCGACATCCGAGAGATTCGTCAGCATCCGCGCCCTGTCGCCGTGTTTCTGATCGTTCCGGACTATGATCCAACACTGAATGTCATCGCCTCACTGTACGTCAAACAAGTCTATACCTCCCTCGCTCGCGTCGCCTCGCAAGCGACGAGCGGACGTTGTGAACGCCAAGTTATCTTCCTGCTCGACGAATTCGGGAACATGCCGGCGATTGAAGGGATGGCGAACATCATCACCGTCTGTCTCGGTCGGAACATCCGCTTCAACCTCGTTATCCAGTCCTACGCACAGCTCGAGAACCTTTACGGAGAAGATTGGAAGACGATCGACGGGAACTGCGGAAACACGCACTACCTACTGACAGCAGATGAGTCGACGGCAGAATTGATCTCGAAGAAACTCGGAGAGCAAACAATCGTTACGAAATCACGTTCCGGACAAACATTCTCGCTCTCAAAGTCGAAGACGGAAAGTGTCGATGGTCGCCGCTTGCTGACGGCAACCGAAGTGATGGGACTGAAGGAAGGCGAGATGCTGATTATCCGCGTCATTAAGCGGCAAGACAAGCAACAGAAACGAATCCAATCCTATCCTCTCTTTTTGACAGGACGGACGGCGATGAAATACCGCTATGATTACTTGGCGGATGACTTTAATACGGACCGTTCCATCAACGATCTCGTCATTCCCTGTGCACATGCCCACCTCGACCTGAATACGCTTCGTGTCCCGTTTCATCTCGGCGCCTCAGTTGCATCGAAAACGGTTGAGACGGAGGAGGAGACACTTGACGCAACAGAATGGCGCGTCTGCGATGTCCTGCAACCGAAAATCCTACGCTCGATCTTCGAGACGACCGAATACGATACGTTACCGATTGATCTGTTCAAACAAGGCATTTTAGATAAGACAATTCCTGTGACCGACAACCAGCGCCATTTCTTGAAGACGATCATCAGCAAACGACTCGAGAAACTTCGGCATGGCGTCTAA
- a CDS encoding DEAD/DEAH box helicase, which produces MSKFKSYEKKLGSNRLSITTNDKEIFISPEEISDSWKDNYIEKVSREKEEIGLRVPQFGALSAIRAHWTTSSTPATIVLPTGTGKSETIFSTIVSERITSSLIVVPSNYLREQLYEGAKKFGILPELEMISKKALLPTTLMYKSKPKKEDEDLLLEYILMSNIIVTTPRMLSSMSPKIMKQLVQKVDVVFFDEAHHLAAKEWSLVREMFTENKILQFTATPFRNDGKKIDGKIIFNYDLSLAQNAGYFMPIDFYPIKEFDEQKSDLEIAKISIKLLEKDIDEGFNHILLARANTQKRADELFKEIYSTFTHLNPVVIHSNIPAAERKEKMQSIKNGKSKIVVCVDMFGEGIDIPTLKIAAIHDKYKSLPITLQFIGRFARSGKKKLGNAKLVTNIAIDDLKESVEELYHQNSDWNQLLNIHSSNAISKEIETDEFYSSFKKGHVKDIDLSQIKLKISTRIFRNFSAEIDINRWEDVLDKTRTTNLINEQDNVFIFIEEIESRVHWSDQKNIFQYGYDFFVVFYDKEKKLIHIHETDVSKGNKLIEKIFKETSAIKGDVIYRSLSDINRLMIGTLGLKQQPSGRISFRMFTGSDIKSGINESISAGSIKSNLFGYGYQNGNRISIGCSYKGKVWMRWVESIGFWKEWCKLIGSKILDDSISTTEIFENSLVSEPINKFPEGTPYKILLPESIETSNSLSKQFYIEKENKHYPFFNAELKNPKIIKEKLHFELWINERKYVFAQSIEKNSFSFSQIEGDELFILISRTKKISATEYLFNNAPEISFIQNNGLVVVVQENLSITVNPKKNIELNPNKLIPINWIQLGVDIKSESQGINKKTDSIQYATIHNIVDQSSDVIFDDDGSGEIADVVSIQINQKMKDITFNLYHCKYSDGVKPGARVKDLYEVCGQAEKSIIWNDNIIELIDRMIYRENARRKSHLSSRFEKGDLNILNTLKKMIRSGYVTRLNISIVQPGVSRSKLTDSMKQVIISTDSHLIDTYGIQFNCYFSN; this is translated from the coding sequence TTGTCTAAATTTAAAAGTTATGAGAAAAAATTAGGATCAAATCGATTGAGTATTACTACTAATGATAAAGAGATATTTATAAGTCCAGAAGAAATTTCAGATAGCTGGAAAGATAACTATATAGAAAAAGTATCTAGAGAGAAAGAAGAAATTGGATTAAGAGTACCTCAATTTGGTGCATTATCTGCTATTCGAGCTCATTGGACTACTTCATCCACTCCAGCCACTATTGTTTTACCTACTGGTACTGGCAAATCTGAAACTATTTTTTCTACAATAGTCTCTGAAAGAATTACTTCATCTCTTATTGTTGTTCCCTCAAATTATTTAAGAGAACAGCTTTACGAGGGTGCTAAAAAATTTGGGATTTTACCTGAATTAGAAATGATATCAAAAAAAGCATTACTCCCCACAACTTTAATGTATAAATCAAAACCTAAAAAAGAAGATGAAGATTTGTTACTTGAATATATTTTAATGTCTAATATCATTGTTACGACTCCTAGAATGCTAAGTTCTATGTCGCCAAAAATAATGAAACAATTAGTTCAAAAAGTAGATGTAGTGTTCTTTGATGAAGCTCATCATTTAGCAGCTAAAGAGTGGTCATTAGTCAGAGAGATGTTTACAGAAAATAAAATACTGCAGTTTACAGCTACTCCATTTAGAAATGATGGAAAAAAGATCGATGGAAAAATCATTTTTAATTACGATCTTTCACTAGCTCAAAATGCCGGATATTTTATGCCTATCGACTTTTATCCTATTAAAGAATTCGACGAGCAAAAATCTGATTTAGAAATTGCAAAAATTTCAATTAAACTTTTGGAAAAAGATATAGATGAAGGGTTCAATCATATTTTATTAGCTAGAGCAAACACTCAAAAGAGAGCGGATGAACTGTTTAAAGAGATTTATTCGACGTTTACTCATCTTAATCCGGTTGTAATCCATTCAAATATTCCTGCAGCTGAACGAAAAGAAAAGATGCAATCTATCAAGAACGGTAAATCTAAAATCGTGGTATGCGTTGACATGTTTGGAGAAGGGATAGATATCCCGACGTTAAAAATTGCAGCTATTCATGACAAATACAAATCTTTACCTATAACTCTACAGTTCATTGGTAGATTCGCTAGATCTGGAAAAAAGAAGCTAGGAAACGCTAAATTAGTAACTAATATTGCAATAGACGATTTGAAAGAATCCGTTGAAGAACTCTATCACCAAAACTCTGATTGGAATCAACTTTTAAATATTCATTCAAGCAATGCTATTTCTAAAGAAATTGAAACAGATGAATTTTACAGTAGTTTTAAAAAAGGTCATGTGAAAGATATTGATTTGTCACAAATAAAACTTAAAATAAGTACTCGCATTTTTAGAAATTTTTCTGCAGAAATTGATATAAATCGTTGGGAAGATGTATTAGATAAAACTAGAACAACAAACTTGATAAATGAACAAGATAATGTTTTTATTTTCATCGAAGAAATTGAATCTAGAGTACATTGGTCAGATCAAAAAAATATCTTTCAATATGGTTATGATTTCTTTGTTGTTTTTTATGATAAAGAGAAAAAATTGATTCATATACATGAAACCGATGTCAGTAAAGGAAACAAACTCATCGAAAAAATCTTTAAAGAAACATCTGCTATTAAAGGGGATGTAATTTATCGAAGTTTAAGCGATATCAATCGTTTAATGATTGGAACACTAGGTTTAAAGCAACAACCAAGCGGACGAATAAGTTTTAGAATGTTTACTGGATCTGATATTAAATCTGGAATTAATGAATCAATATCTGCAGGTTCAATTAAATCAAATTTGTTTGGCTATGGATATCAGAATGGAAATAGAATCAGCATTGGTTGTTCTTATAAAGGAAAAGTATGGATGAGATGGGTTGAAAGCATTGGTTTTTGGAAGGAATGGTGCAAATTAATTGGCTCAAAAATATTAGATGATAGTATTAGTACCACTGAAATTTTTGAAAATTCGTTAGTCTCAGAACCAATTAATAAATTTCCTGAGGGTACGCCATATAAAATTTTATTACCTGAATCCATCGAAACATCCAATTCACTGAGTAAGCAATTTTATATTGAAAAAGAAAATAAACATTATCCATTTTTTAATGCTGAATTAAAAAATCCAAAAATTATAAAAGAAAAACTTCATTTTGAACTATGGATAAATGAACGCAAATATGTTTTTGCACAAAGTATCGAAAAAAACTCATTTTCTTTCTCACAAATCGAAGGTGATGAATTATTTATACTTATTAGTCGAACTAAGAAGATAAGCGCAACAGAATATTTGTTTAATAATGCTCCTGAAATATCATTTATTCAAAATAATGGTTTAGTCGTTGTTGTACAAGAAAATTTAAGCATTACTGTCAATCCTAAAAAAAATATTGAATTAAATCCAAATAAATTAATACCAATCAATTGGATTCAACTTGGTGTCGATATTAAATCTGAATCTCAAGGCATTAACAAAAAAACTGACTCTATTCAGTATGCTACGATTCATAACATTGTAGATCAATCATCAGATGTTATCTTTGATGATGATGGTTCTGGAGAAATCGCAGATGTTGTCTCGATCCAAATTAATCAAAAGATGAAAGATATAACATTTAATTTATACCACTGCAAATATTCAGATGGAGTTAAACCCGGTGCTAGAGTTAAAGACTTATATGAAGTATGTGGTCAAGCAGAAAAATCGATTATTTGGAACGATAACATCATTGAACTGATTGATCGTATGATTTATCGTGAAAATGCTAGAAGAAAGAGTCATTTAAGTTCTAGATTCGAAAAAGGGGACTTAAATATATTGAATACCTTAAAAAAAATGATTCGATCAGGCTATGTAACTCGATTAAATATTTCAATCGTTCAGCCCGGAGTTTCCAGAAGTAAATTAACTGATTCAATGAAACAAGTCATTATTTCAACAGATTCACACTTAATCGATACCTATGGAATTCAATTTAATTGTTACTTTAGTAATTAA
- a CDS encoding DUF4145 domain-containing protein, giving the protein MEQEQTTKKIFGSDFHWSDPERVASMSYLCGFCNDKVSSDKGYKINNFSDGSGNTFHYKGIYICPSCKGPTFFDFNERQFPGKMIGHFVEELPPQIASLYTEARNSFSGGAYTGTVLLARKMLMNIAVHFGAEENKNFIFYVNYLSDEGYINKSNKGWIDYIRLQGNEATHKIELKSEKEAENILKFIEMLLKTNYEYPSYVISSEEN; this is encoded by the coding sequence ATGGAACAAGAACAAACTACTAAGAAAATTTTTGGTTCAGATTTTCATTGGTCAGATCCAGAAAGAGTTGCATCAATGAGTTATTTATGTGGATTCTGTAATGATAAAGTATCGAGTGATAAAGGGTATAAAATTAATAATTTTTCTGACGGAAGTGGTAATACATTTCACTACAAAGGGATTTATATATGCCCTTCATGCAAAGGTCCTACTTTTTTTGATTTTAATGAGAGACAATTCCCCGGTAAAATGATTGGTCATTTTGTAGAAGAGCTTCCTCCACAAATCGCATCTCTTTATACTGAAGCACGAAATTCTTTTTCTGGAGGTGCTTACACAGGCACTGTTTTACTTGCTAGAAAGATGTTGATGAATATAGCAGTACACTTCGGTGCTGAAGAGAATAAAAATTTTATTTTTTACGTTAATTATTTATCAGATGAAGGCTATATAAATAAATCGAATAAAGGTTGGATCGACTATATTCGATTACAGGGAAACGAGGCAACTCATAAAATAGAATTAAAAAGCGAAAAAGAAGCAGAGAATATATTAAAGTTTATAGAAATGCTATTGAAAACTAATTATGAATATCCTTCATACGTTATATCATCTGAAGAAAATTAA
- a CDS encoding helix-turn-helix domain-containing protein, giving the protein MYRFGEWLRRERLEHGWSQVELAEKTYGEISQAAISAYERNRSIPSILDVQILATACEQTLGSIPWDEFDLRTEKKRNWSNLKQERFDLADLPLADSVRTFDGKTYQLHGRIAIERESKETQEISQIYYRIRTVVGENQVIAKRKHPDDELIHVSRRKLVHQ; this is encoded by the coding sequence ATGTACCGATTCGGAGAGTGGTTACGACGAGAGCGTCTGGAACATGGATGGAGTCAGGTAGAGTTAGCAGAGAAAACGTACGGAGAAATCTCGCAGGCGGCAATCAGCGCCTATGAGAGGAATCGTTCGATTCCTTCTATCCTCGATGTTCAAATTCTTGCGACAGCCTGTGAGCAGACGCTAGGATCCATCCCTTGGGATGAATTCGACTTAAGGACGGAGAAGAAACGGAATTGGTCGAACCTGAAGCAAGAACGCTTCGATTTGGCAGACCTCCCGCTAGCGGATTCTGTGCGCACGTTCGACGGCAAGACATACCAGCTACATGGTCGTATTGCGATCGAACGAGAGAGTAAGGAGACACAAGAAATCTCGCAGATCTATTACCGTATTCGGACAGTCGTCGGAGAGAATCAAGTCATCGCAAAACGGAAGCATCCGGATGACGAATTAATTCATGTCTCACGCCGTAAACTCGTTCATCAGTAA